The following proteins are co-located in the Cutaneotrichosporon cavernicola HIS019 DNA, chromosome: 3 genome:
- a CDS encoding uncharacterized protein (Aldo/keto reductase family), whose product MPKTLAFQDIQVPVPGFGAMGLSQGYGPADEATSMKTLKHTLDIGCTFWDTAVVYGKGHNETLLGQFIKENNCRDKLFIASKCGFDIEPPPGTEFSMNPTNKAEHIASYIEKTRERLGSYPDLYYLHRMDPTTPLEESIGALQKLKDQGKTKYIGLSECGADTLRKACAIAHIDALQIEYSPWFTDHEQSGLIATAKELGVTIIAFSPLGKGVLTGSIRSTADFKEGDIRKTIPRFDNEHLPANLKLVDAFVSLAEKKGCTPAQLSLAWVMAQGAIPIPGTKTSSRVDENFAARNVVLSAEEEAEIRKLIEEAKPAGNRYSDFHMKLVGR is encoded by the exons ATGCCGAAGACTCTTGCCTTCCAGGACATCCAGGTGCCCGTCCCGGGCTTCGG tgCCATGGGCCTCTCCCAAGGCTACGGtcccgccgacgaggcgaccTCTATGAAGACGCTCAAGCACACCCTTGACATCGGCTGCACGTTCTGGGACACGGCAGTAGTCTACGGCAAGGGGCACAACGAGACGCTCCTGGGCCAGTTCATCAAGGAGAACAACTGCCGTGATAAGCTCTTCATCGCGAGCAAATGTGGCTTCGACATCGAGCCCCCTCCCGGAACCGAATTCTCAATGAACCCAACCAACAAGGCAGAGCACATTGCGAGCTACATTGAGAagacgcgcgagcgcctcggctcCTATCCCGACCTGTACTACCTCCACCGCATGGACCCAACCACGCCACTAGAGGAGAGCATCGGCGCGCTCCAGAAGCTCAAAGACCAGGGCAAGACCAAGTACATCGGATTGAGCGAGTGCGGTGCCGACACCCTGCGTAAGGCGTGTGCTA TCGCGCACATTGACGCGCTCCAGATCGAGTACTCGCCCTGGTTCACAGACCACGAGCAGTCCGGCCTCATAGCGACGGCaaaggagctcggcgtgaCCATCATTGCCTTCAGCCCACTCGGCAAGGGCGTCCTTACGGGTTCGATCCGTTCGACAGCAGACTTCAAGGAGGGGGACATCCGAAAGACTATTCCCCGCTTCGACAACGAGCATCTCCCAGCCAACCTCAAGCTGGTTGATGCGTTCGTAAGCctggccgagaagaagggatGCACGCCGGCGCAGCTTTCTTTGGCCTGGGTTATGGCACAGGGAGCAATCCCTATCCCCGGCACCAAGACGTCCTCGCGAGTTGATGAGAACTTTGCCGCGCGTAATGTCGTCTTGAgcgctgaggaggaggccgagatccGCAAActcatcgaggaggccaagccTGCTGGAAACCGGTACAGCGACTTCCACATGAAGCTTGTTGGACGCTAG